A window of Marinobacter sp. es.042 genomic DNA:
CGTGTCCTGTGGTCAGAATGGGTCGAATTGAAGGCGCAGTATTTTCTCATGAGTAGCGCCAGTTTAGAAACCTTTGCCTCGGCCGGAGAAAACCCCATAATGCCGGCCGGGTTTGTTCGGGAGGCGGTTATGTTACGCGCTATTGCTGTTACAGGATTGATTCTGGCCGTGGTTGTTGCCGGTGTGTTCGGTTGGCGCCTGCTCGGAGACACTGACGAAACGTCCAGCGGAGAAAGCCAGACCGTTCCGTGTGATCTGCTGGAAAGCGGTCCATGCCAATGGTCGAACGGGGCAGGAGATTGGCAGGTAGCCCTCAACACCGTGGGCTTGGGCGCTCAAGGCACCGAATACCAGCTTACCGTTGCCACGCCGGAGCGTCCGGAACGCTTTTTGGCTGTTCTCCGGGGCGAGTCCATGTACATGGGCGAGTACCCTGTGCCACTCGGCAAACAGGCGGAAAACCAGTACTCCGCCCGTTTCACAGCCCCGTTTTGCACCGTGGATGGCACAATGACCTGGCGCATTGATCTGCAACAGGGCCAGGAACCCATCGAAAACATCCCGGTTAAGCTGGTTTTCCAGGCCGAATAGCACAGGGACAGCTGAACCGGCATCTGGTCGGCTGACAACGGTACGGGATTGTGTAAAATCATCTCATCGCCATTTGCAGGGACAACGTGATGGATTACGGAGATAGCGTTCAGAAGGTTCTGCTCAGAAAAATCCGCAAAGCCGAACAGGATCTGATTCAGCTGAAGCTGGATTACTGCCGGTTTGTTTTCGGCCTGACTCATCGTGCGAAAGTGCTGGCCGGCGGCGTAACCTATGTGGTTCGTTCCGTGGATGTAGATAGCATGGCCAATACGGATGATGGCGGCTTCAGCCGGCCTGAAATAACCGGAACCCGAGTGGACGAGCAGGATCATGCAGAACCCGTTCCCCTGGGTACCGACTGGGCACTTGAAACCGCAAACAGACAGGCTGCTAAATAAACGCGTTGGCAGTAATGGCGTCGTAAAGACTCGACGTGGGCGGTACGAAATGGTTGTATCGCCAGAACTCCGCACCTTCCAGACCCGCCCGGAAGCAAGCCAGATAAACCGCACTGTCTGTTAATGTGCTGATCGCCTGCATCGCCTCCGGTTGACGAATCCCCGTTTTTCGATTGATGGTCTGGGCAACAATCCCGGCCACTGCCTCGGAATGCCGACCGCCTTTGTCGCTCAGGGCGCACCCGGCACCGTACAGCCAAGCCGTGGCATAGGCTTTGACCGTCTCGGGTGCGGTCGATAACTCCAGACCCTTTACACGGCAATCCCGTTCCTGGAGGCCAGCCAGAATGTGCAATCGGGAGATGAGCTCAGCCCGGTCCGGACCTGCCTCAGTAACCGGCTTTCTGCTGGCAACCGGCCATTCGAAACTGTTTGAGGGCAGGTCGTTAGGCACCGTGTCCTTCGTTTCTGGCCAGATTTCCTGGCGACCGACTGCGATGGGTTCTGAACGCACCAGCGAGATAACCCGAACAGCCAGCAGGACAAGCAGCGCCAGCAGCCCGACCTGTGTGAAGAGAATCAACCCGTTAACCATCATCACCAGAACTCTGAATGTTGCTATAAGTGACCAGAGTGTAACGGAGTGTATCTGAACAATGCCGCCGACCGGTCCTCAATTACCGGTTTAGCGTTGGCCGAAATGACGGAACTGTGATGGGGATCGCAGTGCGGGTTAGCAGGTGGGCATGGTCTGCAAGGCCAGTTTGCGGCGAATATAGCGGCCAAGAATGTCTACGCCAATGTTAAGCATGGCCGTTATCAGGATCAGAACCATTGCCTGGTCGAACCGAATACTCTGTATAGCGCTATCAACGTAGAAGCCAAGGGTGTAGATGCCGAGAATACCAAGGATGGCGGTTTCTCTCATGATGATTTCCCAGCGATAGAACAGAAATGCCAGAAATGATCGGTAGATCCGGGGCACGAGTTCCCAGCTATAGCGATTAAAGCCTGTGGGGGCATCGGATCTCAAACGGATCGTGTTGGTTTGCCGGCCAATCAGGTGGCCTATGATGCCGCCATTGTGAAGGGCCAATGCAACCACCGCAGGGAGCATGGAAGGTCCCCAGAGTTGCAGAAGTATGTAGGCCAGGATGTATTCCGGGGTTGATCGGGCAATCACCAGAAAAATATGGCCGGAGGTTCGACGTATCGGGCCGCCAAAGTGATTTGAGATCAAAGGGAACGCTAGCAGCGTGAGGATACCCGTGGCCACCAGCGCAATCTGAGTGAGAATCACAGTATTCCATATGCCAGGCAATGCCTGCTCGACCATCAGTTCATTTAGCCACGGTAAAAGGCCCGCGAGGCCCTCTCCATCCCTGAGTGGGCTGGGGACAATATCCTCGGTGAAAAACCGCTCAACATTACCCCAGACGATGGGCAGGCCATCGCCAAGGAAAAACGGAGCCCCCACGATATACACGGGTAACAACTTGGGTCTTACCCAAAGGGGAATCGTTGCAATGAGCACGTAAAAGAGGATTAACATTGCGCCGGCGTCGGAGTACATCCCCTGGGAAAAAGAGGTTTCCAGATAAAACCCCAGAGTTGGCAGGCCAACAAATCCGAGTATGGCACTCGAACGCAGCCCGCACTCCAGGCGATAGGCGGTGTAGGTTCTCAACTGGACCCAGCAATCAGGAATTCTGGTATACAGAAACGCGGCGATGGTTCCTGTGCCCGGTGGCAAGAGCCTGCCTGGTTCCGGGTCAGCTTCCTCGAGAATCTCGGAGTAAACCTTGGCGAAGATGCCGGAATAGGGTATCGCGATCGCCAACACGCCCGTCAGGGGATGGAAACCGAAAAACTGCAAAAAAATAAGAGCCCAGAAAAGCTCATGAATCGCCCTGATGAACGCGCAAAACACCCGCACCGGGAGGAATCGGTACACCAGAGCCAAAAAAAATCCGCAAACTCCGCCAACGGTCACCCCAACAAAGGCGAAGGCCACCGTTCGCAACAAGGCGGTAAGAAGGCCCTCGCTGCTGAAAAAGTTCGGAGTGAGTACACCCAGAAAAAAGTTGCCGAGATCCCGCCAGGGATTGTTCGCGGTGATCGCAATATCGGCAAACAGGAGACCCACGAGTGCAATAGCAAGAAAGATCAGGCTGGTGCGAACCGTTGGGTAGGAGAGCATCTTGCGACAGACCCTAATACAGCGACATGATGTCTGCGGCCGCCAATTGGTCAGTAGGCGCATCAAGGGCAACCTGCCCGTTCTGTATGCCAACAATGCGGTTACAGTACTTCATCGCCATTTCGACATCGTGAAGAGCGATAACACTGGTTTTGAAGCGATCCCGGAGCAATTGCATAACGTGATGCGCCATGGGCCCGTCCAGAGCCGAGATGGGCTCATCTGCCAATAAGACCGGGGCGTTGCGATAAAGGGCTCTTGCAATGGCTACCCGTTGGCGCTGTCCGCCAGAGAGCGAAGCTGTGGGAATCCAGAGTTTCTCAGACATTCTTAAAGCGTCCAGAAGCTCCAGAACCTGTTTTCTATCCTGCTTGAAGGGCCGCACAAGGGTAACAGTGTTGTACCAGGTGGCATGCTTATCGAGTTGGCCCATAAAAACGTTGTGAAACACCGGAAGGGCGTTCACCAGACCAAGCTCCTGAGGGACAAGAGACGACTGGCCATCCACTCGCTGGTGAATAAGCCGGATAAGAGTAGACTTGCCTGCACCACTCTTACCGACCAGAGCGACCTGATCTCCTTCCTTTACCTTGAGGGTGAGGGGCCCGATTACCCGCTCACCTCCAAAAGAGGCCGTCAGGCCTGAGAGATCAAAGCCTGCCATCAATCAATGATTCCGATTTCTTTCGCTACTTTGCGAATAGGCTCATAATCGTCGTTTGAGGCGGGAATAAAATCAGAACGCGGGAAGCTTTCAAGCAACTCCGGATCATCAAGCGAGAGCAGTGCCTCACGAACGCGGTCAGTAAAGCCTTCGCCGTAGTTTTCATCCACGTCGCCACGGATACTCCATTGGTAGTTCGGGAACCCGGGTGTTTTCCAGATGACCTTCACGGCGTCGGTATCAATGTTTCCGTCTTC
This region includes:
- a CDS encoding ATP-binding cassette domain-containing protein yields the protein MAGFDLSGLTASFGGERVIGPLTLKVKEGDQVALVGKSGAGKSTLIRLIHQRVDGQSSLVPQELGLVNALPVFHNVFMGQLDKHATWYNTVTLVRPFKQDRKQVLELLDALRMSEKLWIPTASLSGGQRQRVAIARALYRNAPVLLADEPISALDGPMAHHVMQLLRDRFKTSVIALHDVEMAMKYCNRIVGIQNGQVALDAPTDQLAAADIMSLY
- a CDS encoding PhnE/PtxC family ABC transporter permease, whose product is MLSYPTVRTSLIFLAIALVGLLFADIAITANNPWRDLGNFFLGVLTPNFFSSEGLLTALLRTVAFAFVGVTVGGVCGFFLALVYRFLPVRVFCAFIRAIHELFWALIFLQFFGFHPLTGVLAIAIPYSGIFAKVYSEILEEADPEPGRLLPPGTGTIAAFLYTRIPDCWVQLRTYTAYRLECGLRSSAILGFVGLPTLGFYLETSFSQGMYSDAGAMLILFYVLIATIPLWVRPKLLPVYIVGAPFFLGDGLPIVWGNVERFFTEDIVPSPLRDGEGLAGLLPWLNELMVEQALPGIWNTVILTQIALVATGILTLLAFPLISNHFGGPIRRTSGHIFLVIARSTPEYILAYILLQLWGPSMLPAVVALALHNGGIIGHLIGRQTNTIRLRSDAPTGFNRYSWELVPRIYRSFLAFLFYRWEIIMRETAILGILGIYTLGFYVDSAIQSIRFDQAMVLILITAMLNIGVDILGRYIRRKLALQTMPTC